A region from the Chionomys nivalis chromosome 22, mChiNiv1.1, whole genome shotgun sequence genome encodes:
- the LOC130864726 gene encoding U1 small nuclear ribonucleoprotein A-like: MAVPETRPNHTIYINNLNEKIKKDELKKSLYAIFSQFGQILDILVSRSLKMRGQAFVIFKEVSSATNALRSMQGFPFYDKPMRIQYAKTDSDIIAKMKGTFVERDRKREKRKPKSQETPAAKKAVQGGAAAPVVGAVQPVPGMPPMTQAPRIMHHMPGQPPYMPPPGMIPPPGLAPGQIPPGAMPPQQLMPGQMPPAQPLSENPPNHILFLTNLPEETNELMLSMLFNQFPGFKEVRLVPGRHDIAFVEFDNEVQAGAA; the protein is encoded by the coding sequence ATGGCAGTTCCTGAGACCCGTCCCAACCACACTATTTATATCAACAATCTCAATGAGAAGATCAAGAAGGATGAGCTCAAGAAGTCCCTGTATGCCATCTTCTCCCAGTTTGGCCAGATCCTGGATATTCTGGTGTCTCGGAGCCTGAAGATGAGGGGCCAGGCCTTTGTCATCTTCAAGGAGGTCAGCAGCGCCACTAATGCCCTGCGTTCCATGCAGGGGTTCCCCTTCTACGACAAGCCCATGCGCATCCAGTATGCCAAGACTGACTCGGACATAATTGCCAAGATGAAGGGCACCTTTGTGGAGAGGGACCGCAAACGAGAGAAGAGGAAGCCCAAAAGTCAGGAGACACCAGCTGCCAAAAAGGCTGTTCAGGGTGGGGCAGCTGCCCCTGTGGTGGGCGCTGTTCAGCCTGTACCGGGTATGCCGCCCATGACTCAGGCTCCCCGCATCATGCACCACATGCCAGGCCAGCCTCCTTACATGCCACCACCTGGCATGATCCCACCACCGGGCCTTGCTCCTGGCCAGATCCCTCCTGGGGCCATGCCCCCGCAGCAGCTCATGCCTGGACAGATGCCGCCTGCCCAGCCTCTCTCCGAGAATCCACCCAATCACATCCTGTTCCTCACCAACCTGCCTGAGGAGACCAATGAGCTCATGCTGTCCATGCTTTTCAACCAGTTCCCTGGCTTCAAGGAGGTGCGTCTGGTCCCCGGGCGGCACGACATTGCCTTTGTGGAGTTTGACAACGAAGTGCAGGCTGGGGCAGCATGA